A portion of the Esox lucius isolate fEsoLuc1 chromosome 20, fEsoLuc1.pri, whole genome shotgun sequence genome contains these proteins:
- the LOC114829726 gene encoding trace amine-associated receptor 13c-like, translating into MEDFNNAQYCFQDRNTSCRKTSISTSIYITLYIFFSLISAFTVFLNLLVIISISHFKHLHTPTNLLILSLAVSDLLVGLIVIPAMTVAIMEPCWVLGRYFCALLLYINFLCCTSSLGNLILISIDRYVAVCAPLFYHSRITIIFVVARSQARKIFFKGAATLSGIKIVQASKSERKAAKTLGIVVFNYLLCWNPFLYIFCILFSSGNLTSVIITFLPLVNSFINPIIYALFYPWFKVTAKRILTLKLL; encoded by the exons ATGGAGGATTTCAACAATGCTCAATACTGTTTTCAAGACAGAAACACTTCTTGCAGAAAAACTTCAATATCAACATCTATTTACATAACACTGTATATCTTCTTCTCGTTGATTTCAgcttttacagtatttttgaatCTACTAGTGatcatctccatctctcactttaAGCATCTCCACACTCCAACCAAcctgctcatcctctctctggctgtgtcagatCTCCTGGTGGGACTCATTGTGATACCAGCAATGACTGTAGCGATAATGGAACCATGCTGGGTCCTTGGGAGATATTTCTGTGCATTACTTCTCTACATAAATTTTTTATGCTGTACCTCATCTCTAGGTAATTTAATATTGATATCGATTGACCgttatgttgctgtgtgtgcgCCTTTATTTTACCACTCAAGAATAACAATA atttttgTGGTGGCCAGATCACAGGCCAGAAAGATATTTTTTAAAGGGGCTGCCACTCTTTCTGGTATTAAAATTGTACAGGCAAGTAAGTCtgaaagaaaagcagcaaaGACTTTAGGTATTGTTGTCTTTAACTACCTACTTTGTTGGAACCcatttttgtacatattttgtatacttttttcaaGTGGCAATTTAACATCAGTTATCATTACCTTTCTTCCACTTGTTAATTCCTTTATTAATCCAATAATTTATGCTTTATTTTATCCATGGTTCAAAGTCACAGCAAAACGTATTTTAACTCTGAAACTGTTGTAG
- the LOC114829725 gene encoding trace amine-associated receptor 13c-like: MITKPKTMLTLQMLQQKKTPTNLLILSLAVSDLLVGLIVIPAMTVAIMETCWVLGRYFCALLLYIHFLCCTSSLGNLILISIDRYVAVCLPLFYHSRITIARIKFCIFITWGCCIMYDAVLIKSYVNVKVPSGCFEECYFFEGDFLVSIIDFVISLFVPCSIIVILYFKIFVVARSQARKIFFKGAATLSGIKIVQASKSERKAAKTLGIVVFNYLLCWNPFLYIFCILFSSGNLTLVISAFLPLVNAFINPIVYALFYPWFKVTAKRILTLKLL; the protein is encoded by the exons ATGATAACTAAGCCCAAGACCATGTTGACCCTCCAgatgttacagcagaaaaag actccaaccaacctgctcatcctctctctggctgtgtctgATCTCCTGGTGGGACTCATTGTGATACCAGCAATGACTGTAGCGATAATGGAAACATGCTGGGTCCTTGGGAGATATTTCTGTGCGTTACTTCTCTACATCCATTTTTTATGCTGTACCTCATCTCTAGGTAATTTAATATTGATATCGATTGACCGTTATGTTGCTGTGTGTCTGCCTTTATTTTACCACTCAAGAATAACAATAGCAAGAAttaagttttgtatttttattacctGGGGTTGTTGTATCATGTACGATGCTGTTCTTATAAAaagttatgtaaatgtaaaggtACCCAGTGGGTGTTTtgaagaatgttatttttttgaagGAGATTTTTTGGTTAGTATCATTGATTTTGTAATTTCCCTTTTTGTCCCGTGCTCTATTATTGtaatactttattttaagatttttgTGGTGGCCAGATCACAGGCCAGAAAGATATTTTTTAAAGGGGCTGCCACTCTTTCTGGTATTAAAATTGTACAGGCAAGTAAGTCtgaaagaaaagcagcaaaGACTTTAGGTATTGTTGTCTTTAACTACCTACTTTGTTGGAACCcatttttgtacatattttgtatacttttttcaaGTGGCAATTTAACATTAGTTATTAGTGCCTTTCTTCCACTTGTTAATGCCTTTATTAATCCAATAGTTTATGCTTTATTTTATCCATGGTTCAAAGTCACAGCAAAACGTATTTTAACTCTGAAGCTGTTGTAG